One stretch of Candidatus Melainabacteria bacterium DNA includes these proteins:
- a CDS encoding alpha/beta hydrolase — translation METVRKPKGYPVDMHFQKLLGLATSLFLFTASSTPAQNQSVPELKDINLTTLHYGSDKNQTIDLYLPKHYRHPLPIVLWIHGGGFSTGDKKDTVPIYLLKIGFAVASMNYRLDNEVSFPAQLFDCKGAIRRLRGAAKQFKLDPTKIVAFGTSAGGTLAALLGTTNGNRQLDGHVSDNGLSTSVQAVIDFSGISDFKAFLSTATPSTEVNLKRFLGSATGKMSTRANLASPTRIATKQLPPFLIVHGTNDKVVPVSQSQQLFQVVKKAGGDAKLVVIKDGGHSLRGYTPAGYVVQFLTQKFDLDGQNGGKMSTAAALRELNMPK, via the coding sequence ATGGAAACAGTCAGGAAACCCAAAGGATACCCAGTAGATATGCACTTTCAGAAACTTCTTGGACTTGCGACAAGCTTGTTCCTCTTTACCGCTTCGAGCACGCCAGCCCAGAACCAGTCTGTCCCGGAACTGAAAGATATAAACCTGACGACGCTGCACTACGGAAGTGACAAAAATCAGACCATCGACCTGTACCTGCCAAAGCATTATCGACACCCGCTTCCTATAGTGCTCTGGATCCATGGTGGCGGATTCAGTACCGGCGACAAAAAAGATACGGTTCCTATTTACTTGCTCAAGATCGGATTCGCAGTGGCGAGTATGAACTATAGACTCGACAATGAAGTCTCGTTTCCGGCACAATTATTCGACTGCAAAGGAGCAATTCGGCGGCTGCGTGGGGCAGCCAAACAATTCAAACTGGATCCGACAAAAATTGTGGCTTTTGGTACGTCTGCAGGCGGGACATTAGCAGCACTGCTGGGAACAACCAACGGAAACAGACAACTGGACGGGCACGTTTCAGATAACGGCCTATCCACAAGCGTGCAGGCAGTAATTGATTTCAGCGGTATCAGTGATTTTAAGGCATTCCTATCCACGGCAACTCCCTCAACAGAAGTCAATTTGAAACGCTTCCTCGGTTCAGCAACGGGCAAAATGTCAACCAGAGCGAACTTAGCAAGTCCAACCAGGATAGCCACCAAGCAGTTGCCTCCATTTCTTATCGTTCATGGCACAAACGACAAGGTGGTGCCTGTATCCCAGAGTCAACAGCTTTTTCAAGTAGTGAAAAAAGCCGGTGGCGATGCAAAATTAGTAGTTATCAAAGATGGGGGACATAGCCTGCGTGGCTACACACCCGCTGGCTACGTGGTGCAATTCTTGACACAGAAATTTGACCTGGACGGACAAAACGGGGGAAAAATGTCGACAGCGGCGGCTCTGCGTGAGTTAAACATGCCAAAATAA
- a CDS encoding PAS domain S-box protein, whose product MKRRFSLFSKGVLLVAVPVLFEILFVVSLFLLVVQSQQQALQRAHILSNFQEIAAASSDGYLAIFSSISYATLPTKQSFDDYNNARNKYIQHVKSIQNISSHPLTIKSVKAVTDASKIALSLLDEIDLKVQHNDLAIYEGFQYSRRAMQIAKELKAQLTNFRTEYQNALIESDEEAARFQALLQNYVIGGILGSIVIAFGLCFYFSKSIVARLKIVKDNSVRIAAEAPLNKPISGSDEITDLDKSIRGMSKIISETRESERAVLENASDIICTIDSQGRFSSINPASLRIWGYDPDDLRGRRCVDVLAEDSKTSLPSNKEALAAHPGGQFENRIIAKDGTHRDMLWSVQKSEDEQSMFCVVHDITERKEAERFKQQLTAVVSHDLRTPLTSMQGALTLLGMGALGELPEAAAKKIQILDSEIVRLIAITNDLLEMESLTSGKLELFIRETDLADLLERCKDSVETFAEQHGVKIVTASTDLVINTDADRLARVLINLLGNAIKFSPAGETVYVDVNAAETDLEISVTDHGRGIPDGYHEVIFERFKQVEEADAKQKGGSGLGLAICKSIIEQLGGTIGVESTLGKGSRFWFKLPLTCLTEHPKASRGQVH is encoded by the coding sequence TTGAAGAGGCGATTCTCACTATTTTCAAAGGGCGTACTGCTGGTAGCAGTACCAGTTTTGTTCGAGATATTGTTTGTAGTCAGTTTGTTCTTACTGGTTGTCCAATCGCAACAACAGGCCCTACAACGAGCCCACATTCTTTCGAACTTTCAAGAAATTGCAGCAGCATCATCAGATGGCTACCTGGCTATTTTTTCTTCCATTTCTTATGCCACACTGCCGACCAAACAGTCTTTTGATGACTACAACAACGCGCGCAACAAATACATTCAGCACGTCAAATCGATCCAAAACATAAGCTCGCATCCGCTCACGATTAAGAGTGTAAAAGCAGTTACTGATGCATCGAAGATAGCTCTCAGTCTTCTCGACGAAATAGACCTGAAAGTACAGCACAATGATCTGGCTATCTATGAAGGATTTCAGTACAGTCGTCGCGCCATGCAAATCGCAAAAGAATTAAAAGCGCAATTGACAAACTTTCGAACCGAATATCAGAACGCACTAATTGAAAGTGACGAGGAAGCAGCACGGTTTCAGGCGCTGCTTCAAAATTACGTAATCGGGGGCATTCTCGGCAGCATCGTAATTGCATTCGGACTATGTTTCTACTTCAGCAAATCAATCGTTGCGAGGCTCAAGATCGTCAAAGACAACAGCGTCCGCATAGCCGCCGAAGCGCCGCTAAACAAACCAATCTCCGGCAGCGATGAGATCACCGATCTCGACAAATCAATCAGAGGAATGTCTAAAATCATTTCGGAAACAAGGGAAAGTGAAAGAGCAGTACTCGAAAATGCCTCCGATATCATTTGCACCATAGACTCCCAGGGCAGATTTTCGTCGATCAACCCCGCATCCTTACGAATCTGGGGTTACGATCCAGACGATCTGCGCGGGCGCCGGTGCGTCGACGTTCTCGCCGAAGATAGCAAGACTTCACTTCCTTCAAACAAAGAGGCGCTTGCTGCACATCCAGGTGGGCAGTTCGAGAATCGCATTATCGCCAAAGATGGAACGCATCGAGACATGCTCTGGTCTGTGCAAAAATCAGAAGACGAACAATCGATGTTTTGCGTTGTTCATGACATCACCGAACGAAAAGAAGCTGAACGCTTCAAGCAACAATTGACCGCCGTCGTCAGTCACGACTTGCGCACCCCGCTCACCTCGATGCAGGGCGCTCTCACGCTTTTGGGCATGGGCGCACTGGGCGAACTACCCGAAGCAGCAGCGAAGAAGATTCAAATTCTCGATTCTGAGATCGTTCGGCTGATTGCTATTACGAATGATCTTCTGGAAATGGAAAGCCTCACTTCGGGCAAACTCGAACTCTTCATACGCGAAACAGATCTGGCAGATCTGCTCGAGCGCTGCAAAGACTCAGTGGAAACGTTTGCCGAGCAGCACGGCGTTAAAATCGTTACGGCTTCAACGGATCTGGTTATAAACACCGATGCAGATCGCTTAGCCCGTGTTCTTATTAACTTGCTCGGTAACGCGATCAAATTTTCACCGGCGGGAGAAACTGTATATGTCGACGTGAATGCTGCCGAAACGGACTTAGAAATATCCGTTACAGACCACGGCAGAGGTATTCCTGATGGCTATCACGAAGTGATTTTCGAACGGTTCAAGCAGGTCGAAGAAGCAGATGCAAAACAGAAGGGCGGCTCTGGTTTGGGACTGGCAATCTGCAAGTCGATAATTGAACAACTCGGCGGCACAATCGGTGTGGAAAGTACATTAGGAAAAGGAAGCCGCTTCTGGTTCAAGCTTCCCCTTACTTGTCTGACAGAACATCCAAAAGCAAGCCGCGGTCAGGTCCACTGA